The following proteins are encoded in a genomic region of Zea mays cultivar B73 chromosome 9, Zm-B73-REFERENCE-NAM-5.0, whole genome shotgun sequence:
- the LOC100191890 gene encoding Probable glucomannan 4-beta-mannosyltransferase 4-like isoform 2 (isoform 2 is encoded by transcript variant 2), with translation MELEGPWARVLHLHDACEWGRAVRARAVAPALEAAAWACLAMSVMLVLEVCYMSVSSFVAVNLLRRTPQRRYSWEPMPSGTARGDDEEAAVGDGGGEAYPMVLVQIPMYNEREVYKISIGAACALTWPPDRIIIQVLDDSTDPFIKELVEFECKDWASKKINIKYEIRESRKGYKAGALKKGMEHSYAQECDFVAIFDADFQPDPDFLLRTIPFLVHNPKIALVQTRWEFVNYNICLLTRIQKMSLDYHFKVEQESGSSVHAFFGFNGTAGVWRVSAIGEAGGWKDRTTVEDMDLAVRASLKGWQFLYVGDIRVKSELPSTFKAYRHQQHRWTCGAANLFRKMAGDIVISKGATVWKKLHLLYSFFFVRRVIAPILTFLFYCVVIPLSVMVPEVSIPAWGMFYIPTAITIMTAIRNPWSIHLVPIWILFENVMSMHRMRAALTGLLETTYVDEWVVTEKVGDHVKDKLEVPLLTPVKPTECVERIYLPELLVAFYLLLCASYDVVLGAGHYYPYIFLQAFAFLVLGFGFAGTVTPCSCS, from the exons ATGGAGTTGGAGGGGCCGTGGGCGCGGGTGCTGCACCTGCACGATGCGTGCGAGTGGGGCCGGGCGGTGCGGGCGCGCGCGGTGGCGCCGGCGCTGGAGGCCGCGGCGTGggcgtgcctcgccatgtcggtcATGCTCGTGCTCGAGGTGTGCTACATGAGCGTCTCCAGCTTCGTCGCCGTCAACCTGCTGCGCCGGACCCCACAGCGGCGGTACAGCTGGGAGCCCATGCCCTCCGGGACCGCCCGGGGGGACGATGAGGAGGCAGCGGTGGGCGATGGAGGCGGCGAGGCGTACCCGATGGTACTCGTGCAGATCCCCATGTACAACGAGAGGGAG GTCTACAAGATCTCTATTGGAGCGGCATGTGCCCTCACATGGCCGCCCGACCGTATTATAATCCAAGTATTGGATGATTCCACCGACCCATTCATTAAG GAACTTGTGGAGTTTGAATGCAAGGATTGGGCCAGCAAGAAAATCAACATAAAATATGAAATTCGGGAAAGTAGGAAGGGATACAAAGCAGGAGCCCTGAAGAAGGGCATGGAACATAGTTACGCCCAAGAATGTGATTTTGTTGCCATCTTTGATGCAGATTTTCAACCTGATCCTGACTTCCTTTTAAGAACTATACCATTTCTTGTGCATAACCCGAAGATTGCTCTAGTACAGACACGTTGGGAGTTTG TGAACTACAATATTTGCCTACTGACAAGGATACAGAAGATGTCACTAGATTATCATTTTAAGGTAGAGCAGGAATCAGGGTCATCTGTGCATGCCTTCTTTGGTTTCAACG GTACGGCTGGCGTGTGGCGGGTATCAGCTATCGGTGAAGCAGGAGGATGGAAGGATCGCACCACTGTGGAAGACATGGACTTGGCTGTGCGGGCAAGCCTCAAGGGATGGCAGTTCCTGTATGTTGGTGATATAAGG GTTAAGAGTGAACTCCCAAGTACTTTCAAGGCCTACCGTCATCAACAGCACAGGTGGACTTGTGGTGCTGCCAACCTCTTCAGGAAAATGGCCGGGGACATTGTTATAAGCAAG GGGGCGACTGTATGGAAGAAGCTTCACCTTCTGTACAGCTTCTTCTTCGTCCGAAGGGTCATCGCTCCCATCCTAACGTTCCTGTTCTACTGCGTCGTGATCCCACTGTCTGTCATGGTCCCCGAAGTCAGCATCCCTGCCTGGGGAATGTTCTACATTCCCACTGCCATCACCATCATGACAGCCATCAggaatccttg GTCTATCCATCTGGTGCCAATATGGATCCTGTTCGAGAACGTCATGTCCATGCACCGAATGCGCGCGGCGCTGACGGGGCTGCTGGAGACCACGTACGTGGACGAGTGGGTGGTCACCGAGAAGGTGGGCGATCATGTGAAGGACAAGCTCGAGGTCCCTCTCCTTACACCGGTGAAGCCAACCGAGTGCGTCGAGAG GATCTACTTGCCTGAGCTCCTGGTCGCGTTCTACCTGTTGCTATGCGCGTCGTACGATGTCGTGCTCGGAGCCGGGCACTACTACCCGTACATCTTCCTCCAGGCCTTCGCTTTCCTCGTGCTGGGGTTTGGCTTCGCCGGCACCGTGACGCCCTGCTCTTGTTCATAA
- the LOC100191890 gene encoding Probable glucomannan 4-beta-mannosyltransferase 4-like isoform 1 (isoform 1 is encoded by transcript variant 1) has protein sequence MFLTWPLPGNFAVNYNICLLTRIQKMSLDYHFKVEQESGSSVHAFFGFNGTAGVWRVSAIGEAGGWKDRTTVEDMDLAVRASLKGWQFLYVGDIRVKSELPSTFKAYRHQQHRWTCGAANLFRKMAGDIVISKGATVWKKLHLLYSFFFVRRVIAPILTFLFYCVVIPLSVMVPEVSIPAWGMFYIPTAITIMTAIRNPWSIHLVPIWILFENVMSMHRMRAALTGLLETTYVDEWVVTEKVGDHVKDKLEVPLLTPVKPTECVERIYLPELLVAFYLLLCASYDVVLGAGHYYPYIFLQAFAFLVLGFGFAGTVTPCSCS, from the exons ATGTTCCTGACCTGGCCTTTGCCGGGCAATTTTGCAGTGAACTACAATATTTGCCTACTGACAAGGATACAGAAGATGTCACTAGATTATCATTTTAAGGTAGAGCAGGAATCAGGGTCATCTGTGCATGCCTTCTTTGGTTTCAACG GTACGGCTGGCGTGTGGCGGGTATCAGCTATCGGTGAAGCAGGAGGATGGAAGGATCGCACCACTGTGGAAGACATGGACTTGGCTGTGCGGGCAAGCCTCAAGGGATGGCAGTTCCTGTATGTTGGTGATATAAGG GTTAAGAGTGAACTCCCAAGTACTTTCAAGGCCTACCGTCATCAACAGCACAGGTGGACTTGTGGTGCTGCCAACCTCTTCAGGAAAATGGCCGGGGACATTGTTATAAGCAAG GGGGCGACTGTATGGAAGAAGCTTCACCTTCTGTACAGCTTCTTCTTCGTCCGAAGGGTCATCGCTCCCATCCTAACGTTCCTGTTCTACTGCGTCGTGATCCCACTGTCTGTCATGGTCCCCGAAGTCAGCATCCCTGCCTGGGGAATGTTCTACATTCCCACTGCCATCACCATCATGACAGCCATCAggaatccttg GTCTATCCATCTGGTGCCAATATGGATCCTGTTCGAGAACGTCATGTCCATGCACCGAATGCGCGCGGCGCTGACGGGGCTGCTGGAGACCACGTACGTGGACGAGTGGGTGGTCACCGAGAAGGTGGGCGATCATGTGAAGGACAAGCTCGAGGTCCCTCTCCTTACACCGGTGAAGCCAACCGAGTGCGTCGAGAG GATCTACTTGCCTGAGCTCCTGGTCGCGTTCTACCTGTTGCTATGCGCGTCGTACGATGTCGTGCTCGGAGCCGGGCACTACTACCCGTACATCTTCCTCCAGGCCTTCGCTTTCCTCGTGCTGGGGTTTGGCTTCGCCGGCACCGTGACGCCCTGCTCTTGTTCATAA
- the LOC103639538 gene encoding conserved oligomeric Golgi complex subunit 4-like: MAVTFPSPTPRSPRRPDAIVAPDPSSADMSPSLDFGDPTSFTALRVLTDGGAATRLLHECVAYQRALDARLDALLARRADLDRAAASLLRSAPPLLSLAASDAAALKESSSSTAALADALSSRVRHLDAAHSRADAALARAEAALDRSRALEATRRALAADDLAAAATAAHEFLAIDARFPTDDDLRRDLIDIKRRLEGLARRRLAAVVDAQDHPAVLRLVRLFPLLGLADEGLQVYVAYLKKVVALRARADFEHLAELTSATQPTSDRPDFVGCLTRLFKDIVLAVEENDGVLRELRGDDVAYAIIELQEECDSRGTQILRRYADYRKLARLASDINSYTKNLLSVMGSMASAAGGNEGPDPREIELYLEEILALTQLGEDYTEFMVNKIRVLRDVKPELGPRAMKAFRNGNFNKMEQDLTGFYVIFEEFFMVENVRKAIRIDEPISDGLTTSMVDDVFFVLQSCCRRATSTASINSVIAVLGGATSLLSNEYQEALQWRMREPNLGAKLFLGGVGVQKTGEEIATALNNIDISSEYVLKLRHEIEELCVEIFHTPADREKIKSCLSELGEISASFKKILHSALEHLVASVAPRIRPILDTVATVSYGLDDAEYGENEVNDPWVQKLILAVNTNVAWLQPVMTSNNYDSFVHLIIDFIVKRLEVIMMQKRFSQLGGLQLDKEVRSLINHFSEMSQRPVRDKFSRLSQMSTILNFERVSEILDFWGDNAGHLTWLLTPAEVRRVLGLRTDFRPEAIAALRL; encoded by the exons ATGGCGGTGACCTTTCCCTCTCCCACCCCGCGGTCCCCGCGCCGGCCGGATGCCATTGTGGCTCCTGACCCCTCGTCTGCTGACATGTCGCCCTCCCTCGACTTCGGCGACCCGACCTCCTTCACCGCGCTGCGCGTCCTCACCGACGGGGGTGCCGCCACCCGCCTTCTCCACGAGTGCGTGGCCTACCAGCGCGCCCTCGACGCCCGTCTCGACGCTCTCCTCGCCCGCCGCGCCGACCTCGACCGCGCCGCTGCTTCGCTCCTCCGCTCCGCCCCACCACTGCTCTCGCTCGCGGCCTCCGACGCCGCCGCGCTTAAGGAGTCCTCCTCCTCCACCGCGGCGCTTGCCGACGCGCTCTCGTCCCGCGTGCGCCACCTTGACGCGGCGCACTCCAGGGCGGACGCCGCGCTGGCGCGCGCCGAGGCCGCGCTCGACCGTTCCCGCGCGCTCGAAGCAACGCGGAGGGCCTTGGCCGCTGACGACCTCGCcgctgccgccaccgccgcgcaCGAATTCCTCGCTATCGACGCTCGGTTCCCCaccgacgacgatctccgccgcgATCTGATTGACATCAAACGTCGCCTCGAGGGGCTCGCGCGTCGGAGGCTAGCGGCGGTCGTCGACGCACAGGACCACCCTGCCGTGCTCCGCCTCGTCCGCCTATTCCCACTGCTCGGACTCGCTGATGAAGGGCTCCAGGTATACGTCGCCTACCTCAAGAAGGTTGTCGCTCTGCGTGCCCGTGCAGACTTTGAGCACCTCGCCGAGCTGACCTCCGCGACCCAGCCGACCTCTGACCGGCCGGATTTTGTTGGCTGCCTCACTCGTCTCTTTAAGGACATTGTGCTTGCTGTTGAAGAGAATGATGGTGTGCTGCGTGAGCTCAGGGGCGATGATGTTGCTTATGCCATCATTGAGCTGCAGGAGGAGTGTGATTCGCGGGGCACCCAGATCCTACGCCGTTATGCTGATTACAGGAAGCTTGCACGTCTTGCATCAGATATAAACTCCTACACGAAGAACCTCCTTTCAGTCATGGGTTCCATGGCCAGTGCTGCTGGAGGCAATGAAGGGCCTGATCCCAGGGAAATTGAGCTTTATCTTGAGGAGATTCTTGCGTTGACACAGCTTGGGGAGGACTACACTGAATTCATGGTGAATAAGATCCGTGTATTGAGAGATGTGAAACCTGAACTTGGGCCGCGGGCGATGAAGGCCTTCCGTAATGGTAACTTTAATAAAATGGAGCAGGATCTGACTGGGTTCTATGTTATCTTCGAGGAATTTTTCATGGTGGAGAATGTGAGGAAAGCCATACGGATTGATGAGCCCATATCAGATGGTCTCACAACGTCAATGGTGGATGATGTATTCTTTGTACTGCAGAGTTGCTGCCGCCGGGCTACTTCCACTGCAAGCATAAACTCCGTTATTGCTGTGCTTGGTGGGGCAACGAGCCTTCTGAGCAATGAGTATCAGGAGGCACTACAGTGGAGGATGCGGGAGCCAAATTTGGGTGCAAAGCTCTTCCTTGGTGGTGTTGGGGTGCAGAAGACTGGTGAGGAGATTGCGACTGCACTGAACAACATTGACATTAGCTCCGAGTATGTTCTGAAGCTCCGCCATGAGATTGAGGAGCTCTGTGTAGAG ATTTTTCATACTCCAGCTGATCGAGAGAAGATCAAGTCCTGTTTATCAGAGCTAGGAGAGATCAGTGCTTCCTTTAAGAAGATCCTTCATTCTGCGCTGGAGCATTTAGTGGCATCTGTGGCGCCACGCATCCGTCCAATCCTTGACACTGTTGCTACTGTCAGTTATGGGTTGGATGATGCTGAATATGGGGAAAATGAGGTGAATGATCCATGGGTGCAGAAGCTAATACTTGCAGTTAACACTAATGTTGCTTGGCTCCAGCCAGTGATGACATCAAACAACTACGATTCCTTTGTGCACTTGATCATTGACTTCATTGTCAAAAGGCTCGAGGTGATAATGATGCAGAAGAGGTTCAGCCAGCTTGGTGGGCTCCAGCTCGACAAGGAGGTCCGGTCTCTGATCAACCATTTCTCAGAAATGTCCCAGAGACCAGTCAGAGACAAGTTCTCTAGGCTTTCGCAGATGTCGACCATTCTAAACTTTGAGCGGGTATCAGAGATACTGGATTTCTGGGGTGACAATGCTGGCCATCTGACATGGCTGTTGACACCTGCAGAGGTGCGGAGGGTGTTAGGACTTAGGACTGACTTCAGGCCTGAAGCTATTGCTGCTTTGAGGCTCTGA
- the LOC103640440 gene encoding 50S ribosomal protein L18: protein MIEATARRGARTESAKVRNRRLQKKFNGTATKPRLSVFCSSRQLYAVLADDHNKEILFYGSTLQKSICGDPPCGTVEAARRLGEELVRVCNELGISEISYDRNGFARGDKKMTAFEVPDFRSHSMGSCQDRLCSLH from the exons ATGATCGAGGCGACGGCGAGACGCGGCGCTCGCACGGAGAGCGCCAAGGTCAGGAACCGTCGGCTGCAGAAGAAG TTCAACGGCACGGCGACGAAGCCCAGGCTCTCGGTGTTCTGCTCCAGCCGGCAGCTCTACGCCGTTCTCGCCGACGACCACAACAAGGAGATCCTCTTCTACGGCAGCACGCTGCAGAAGTCCATCTGCGGCGACCCGCCCTGCGGCACGGTG GAGGCTGCCCGGAGGCTCGGGGAGGAGCTCGTCAGGGTGTGCAACGAGTTGGGCATCTCCGAGATCTCCTACGACCGCAACGGCTTTGCTCGAGGCGACAAGAAGATGACGGCGTTCGAGGTTCCGGACTTCCGGTCTCACAGCATGGGTTCATGCCAAGATAGGCTTTGCAGTTTGCACTGA
- the LOC103640441 gene encoding pectinesterase 31, producing MGDRRVLLVASPEVAVFGYDGVVSLASVQDAVDTVPLNNQTRTVIRIGPGVHQQQVRIPRTKNFITLCGSSIKDTVICWDNRTTTCIKHTQPSGAIGTGTLSSATVIVEGDDFIAENVIFKNSAPQSGQAAAVRVTADRCAFYDCRFLGWQETLHLHGGKQLLKNCYVEGSYDFIFGDSAALLEHCHIHCKSAGYITAHGRKSSSEPTGFVFFKCVITGNGEAAYMYLGRPWEPFGRVVFAETFMDRCIEPAGWHNWDKPDNEQTACFYEYRCSGPGSSSSGRERWCKELFGDEAMPFLAQTFIDPDIENPWLVHRLGTPVPVSASSLE from the exons ATGGGGGATAGGAGGGTTCTGCTTGTTGCGTCTCCTGAGGTAGCAGTCTTTGGTTATGATGGGGTCGTCTCATTGGCAAGCGTTCAGGACGCTGTGGATACTGTTCCGTTGAACAACCAAACGCGCACCGTCATCAGGATCGGTCCTGGTGTGCACCAGCAGCAGGTGCGCATTCCTAGGACCAAGAACTTCATCACCTTGTGTGGATCTTCGATAAAGGACACCGTGATCTGTTGGGACAACAGGACTACGACTTGCATCAAACACACTCAG CCATCAGGAGCGATTGGCACAGGGACACTGAGCAGTGCAACAGTTATCGTGGAAGGGGACGATTTCATCGCAGAGAATGTTATTTTTAAGAACTCAGCTCCCCAG TCTGGACAAGCAGCAGCAGTCCGTGTGACGGCTGACAGGTGTGCCTTTTACGACTGCAGATTCCTCGGGTGGCAG GAAACCTTACATTTGCATGGTGGAAAGCAGCTCCTGAAGAACTGTTACGTTGAAGGTAGTTATGACTTCATCTTTGGAGATTCCGCTGCCCTTCTGGAGCATTGCCATATCCACTGCAAATCAGCGGGGTATATTACTGCTCATGGCCGGAAATCATCTTCAGAACCAACTGGATTCGTGTTCTTCAA GTGTGTTATTACTGGCAATGGAGAAGCTGCCTACATGTACCTAGGCCGGCCCTGGGAGCCCTTCGGGAGGGTTGTTTTTGCAGAAACTTTCATGGATCGCTGCATAGAGCCTGCTGGGTGGCATAATTGGGACAAGCCTGACAATGAGCAAACCGCCTGCTTCTACGAGTACAG GTGCTCCGGTCCAGGATCAAGCTCATCAGGACGGGAACGTTGGTGCAAAGAACTGTTCGGTGATGAAGCTATGCCGTTCCTTGCACAGACTTTCATTGATCCAGATATCGAGAATCCATGGTTGGTCCACAGGTTGGGAACTCCAGTCCCAGTTTCAGCGTCTTCACTTGAGTGA
- the LOC103639539 gene encoding Rhamnogalacturonan I rhamnosyltransferase 1, with translation MVRSRPRVWLVAGCAAVLLWASVAQLVAVGRLLLLFGLAGDAVSSPPPTALPPPRIYKSNGYLKISCNGGLNQMRSEICDMVAVARLLNLTMVVPELDKRSFWADQSNFGDIFDVKHFIDSLRDEVHIIEQLPEKLGPRDSDIIILEMSPVSWSDEKYYLHQILPLFSKYSVIHFNKTDARLANNGNELVHKLRAKGSFVALHLRYEMDMLAFSGCNHGLSPEEAEELKKMRYAYPWWRDKEIDSQAKRLQGLCPLTPEEASLVLKALGFQKDALIYIAAGEIYGGDRRLEPLRAAFPNLVRKVMLLNSEVLRQFQNHSSQMAALDFIVSTASDVFIPTFDGNMAKLVEGHRRFLGFRRSVVLDRRKLVELLDLYTNKTMSWDNFASSVQEAHKNCVAQPSCRRELKNRPKEEDYFYANPHECLANSTLCS, from the exons ATGGTGAGGTCGAGGCCTAGGGTTTGGCTAGTGGCGGGCTGCGCCGCCGTCCTGCTGTGGGCCTCCGTCGCGCAGCTCGTCGCCGTCGGCCGCCTTCTCCTCCTTTTTGGCCTCGCGGGCGACGCGGTTTCATCGCCGCCACCTACTGCGCTTCCGCCCCCGA GAATATACAAGAGCAATGGTTATCTGAAGATATCTTGTAATGGGGGTCTGAATCAGATGCGCTCAGAG ATATGTGACATGGTAGCAGTTGCTCGCCTTCTAAACCTCACTATGGTTGTCCCAGAACTTGACAAGAGATCATTCTGGGCTGATCAAAG TAATTTTGGGGACATATTTGACGTGAAGCATTTTATTGACTCATTGAGAGATGAGGTCCACATCATTGAACAGCTTCCGGAGAAGCTTGGTCCAAGAGATTCAGACATTATTATACTTGAAATGTCACCTGTGAGCTGGTCAGATGAAAAATATTACTTGCATCAG ATCTTACCACTGTTCAGCAAATACAGTGTCATCCATTTTAACAAAACAGATGCTCGCTTAGCCAATAATG GGAATGAACTGGTACATAAACTGCGAGCCAAGGGATCATTTGTAGCCTTGCATTTACGTTATGAGATGGATATGCTGGCGTTTTCTGGTTGCAACCATGGCCTTTCACCTGAAGAAGCTGAGGAGCTCAAAAAAATGAG ATATGCTTATCCATGGTGGAGAGATAAAGAAATTGATTCCCAAGCCAAGAGGTTGCAAGGACTATGCCCACTTACTCCCGAGGAGGCATCACTTGTTTTGAAAGCTCTTGGATTTCAAAAGGATGCTCTTATATACATCGCAGCTGGGGAAATTTATGGGGGAGATAGGAGACTAGAGCCACTACGGGCTGCTTTTCCAAACCTT GTACGAAAGGTGATGCTGCTAAACTCTGAAGTTCTGCGTCAATTCCAAAATCACTCTTCCCAGATGGctgcacttgatttcattgtatcCACAGCTAGTGATGTTTTCATTCCCACTTTCGATGGTAACATGGCAAAACTTGTTGAAGGTCACCGAAG GTTCCTGGGTTTCCGGAGAAGTGTGGTGCTAGACCGACGGAAATTAGTTGAACTTCTAGACCTGTACACCAACAAGACAATGTCTTGGGACAATTTTGCATCTTCTGTTCAGGAAGCACATAAGAACTGTGTAGCTCAGCCATCCTGCAGGCGAGAACTTAAAAACAGACCAAAAGAAGAGGATTACTTCTATGCTAACCCCCACGAATGCCTAGCCAATTCAACCTTGTGCAGCTAA
- the LOC103639539 gene encoding rhamnogalacturonan I rhamnosyltransferase 1 isoform X1, translating into MVRSRPRVWLVAGCAAVLLWASVAQLVAVGRLLLLFGLAGDAVSSPPPTALPPPRIYKSNGYLKISCNGGLNQMRSEICDMVAVARLLNLTMVVPELDKRSFWADQSNFGDIFDVKHFIDSLRDEVHIIEQLPEKLGPRDSDIIILEMSPVSWSDEKYYLHQILPLFSKYSVIHFNKTDARLANNGISTEIQLLRCRVNFHALKFTPQIEGLGNELVHKLRAKGSFVALHLRYEMDMLAFSGCNHGLSPEEAEELKKMRYAYPWWRDKEIDSQAKRLQGLCPLTPEEASLVLKALGFQKDALIYIAAGEIYGGDRRLEPLRAAFPNLVRKVMLLNSEVLRQFQNHSSQMAALDFIVSTASDVFIPTFDGNMAKLVEGHRRFLGFRRSVVLDRRKLVELLDLYTNKTMSWDNFASSVQEAHKNCVAQPSCRRELKNRPKEEDYFYANPHECLANSTLCS; encoded by the exons ATGGTGAGGTCGAGGCCTAGGGTTTGGCTAGTGGCGGGCTGCGCCGCCGTCCTGCTGTGGGCCTCCGTCGCGCAGCTCGTCGCCGTCGGCCGCCTTCTCCTCCTTTTTGGCCTCGCGGGCGACGCGGTTTCATCGCCGCCACCTACTGCGCTTCCGCCCCCGA GAATATACAAGAGCAATGGTTATCTGAAGATATCTTGTAATGGGGGTCTGAATCAGATGCGCTCAGAG ATATGTGACATGGTAGCAGTTGCTCGCCTTCTAAACCTCACTATGGTTGTCCCAGAACTTGACAAGAGATCATTCTGGGCTGATCAAAG TAATTTTGGGGACATATTTGACGTGAAGCATTTTATTGACTCATTGAGAGATGAGGTCCACATCATTGAACAGCTTCCGGAGAAGCTTGGTCCAAGAGATTCAGACATTATTATACTTGAAATGTCACCTGTGAGCTGGTCAGATGAAAAATATTACTTGCATCAG ATCTTACCACTGTTCAGCAAATACAGTGTCATCCATTTTAACAAAACAGATGCTCGCTTAGCCAATAATGGTATCAGTACAGAGATTCAACTGCTTAGATGCCGTGTTAATTTTCATGCCCTGAAATTCACACCTCAAATTGAGGGATTAGGGAATGAACTGGTACATAAACTGCGAGCCAAGGGATCATTTGTAGCCTTGCATTTACGTTATGAGATGGATATGCTGGCGTTTTCTGGTTGCAACCATGGCCTTTCACCTGAAGAAGCTGAGGAGCTCAAAAAAATGAG ATATGCTTATCCATGGTGGAGAGATAAAGAAATTGATTCCCAAGCCAAGAGGTTGCAAGGACTATGCCCACTTACTCCCGAGGAGGCATCACTTGTTTTGAAAGCTCTTGGATTTCAAAAGGATGCTCTTATATACATCGCAGCTGGGGAAATTTATGGGGGAGATAGGAGACTAGAGCCACTACGGGCTGCTTTTCCAAACCTT GTACGAAAGGTGATGCTGCTAAACTCTGAAGTTCTGCGTCAATTCCAAAATCACTCTTCCCAGATGGctgcacttgatttcattgtatcCACAGCTAGTGATGTTTTCATTCCCACTTTCGATGGTAACATGGCAAAACTTGTTGAAGGTCACCGAAG GTTCCTGGGTTTCCGGAGAAGTGTGGTGCTAGACCGACGGAAATTAGTTGAACTTCTAGACCTGTACACCAACAAGACAATGTCTTGGGACAATTTTGCATCTTCTGTTCAGGAAGCACATAAGAACTGTGTAGCTCAGCCATCCTGCAGGCGAGAACTTAAAAACAGACCAAAAGAAGAGGATTACTTCTATGCTAACCCCCACGAATGCCTAGCCAATTCAACCTTGTGCAGCTAA
- the LOC103639539 gene encoding rhamnogalacturonan I rhamnosyltransferase 1 isoform X2, with translation MVRSRPRVWLVAGCAAVLLWASVAQLVAVGRLLLLFGLAGDAVSSPPPTALPPPRIYKSNGYLKISCNGGLNQMRSEICDMVAVARLLNLTMVVPELDKRSFWADQSNFGDIFDVKHFIDSLRDEVHIIEQLPEKLGPRDSDIIILEMSPVSWSDEKYYLHQILPLFSKYSVIHFNKTDARLANNGISTEIQLLRCRVNFHALKFTPQIEGLGNELVHKLRAKGSFVALHLRYEMDMLAFSGCNHGLSPEEAEELKKMRYAYPWWRDKEIDSQAKRLQGLCPLTPEEASLVLKALGFQKDALIYIAAGEIYGGDRRLEPLRAAFPNLHIWRHLFPHVLNQIRCISSVEYF, from the exons ATGGTGAGGTCGAGGCCTAGGGTTTGGCTAGTGGCGGGCTGCGCCGCCGTCCTGCTGTGGGCCTCCGTCGCGCAGCTCGTCGCCGTCGGCCGCCTTCTCCTCCTTTTTGGCCTCGCGGGCGACGCGGTTTCATCGCCGCCACCTACTGCGCTTCCGCCCCCGA GAATATACAAGAGCAATGGTTATCTGAAGATATCTTGTAATGGGGGTCTGAATCAGATGCGCTCAGAG ATATGTGACATGGTAGCAGTTGCTCGCCTTCTAAACCTCACTATGGTTGTCCCAGAACTTGACAAGAGATCATTCTGGGCTGATCAAAG TAATTTTGGGGACATATTTGACGTGAAGCATTTTATTGACTCATTGAGAGATGAGGTCCACATCATTGAACAGCTTCCGGAGAAGCTTGGTCCAAGAGATTCAGACATTATTATACTTGAAATGTCACCTGTGAGCTGGTCAGATGAAAAATATTACTTGCATCAG ATCTTACCACTGTTCAGCAAATACAGTGTCATCCATTTTAACAAAACAGATGCTCGCTTAGCCAATAATGGTATCAGTACAGAGATTCAACTGCTTAGATGCCGTGTTAATTTTCATGCCCTGAAATTCACACCTCAAATTGAGGGATTAGGGAATGAACTGGTACATAAACTGCGAGCCAAGGGATCATTTGTAGCCTTGCATTTACGTTATGAGATGGATATGCTGGCGTTTTCTGGTTGCAACCATGGCCTTTCACCTGAAGAAGCTGAGGAGCTCAAAAAAATGAG ATATGCTTATCCATGGTGGAGAGATAAAGAAATTGATTCCCAAGCCAAGAGGTTGCAAGGACTATGCCCACTTACTCCCGAGGAGGCATCACTTGTTTTGAAAGCTCTTGGATTTCAAAAGGATGCTCTTATATACATCGCAGCTGGGGAAATTTATGGGGGAGATAGGAGACTAGAGCCACTACGGGCTGCTTTTCCAAACCTT CATATATGGAGACATCTTTTCCCCCACGTACTCAACCAAATTCGTTGTATAAGCAGCGTTGAATATTTTTAG